The following nucleotide sequence is from Sphingomonas panacisoli.
CGCTCCACCCCGCGGTGTTCGATCACCTGGTGGCGCGGCAGTAGCTCAGAACAGCGTGGTCAGCCCGTAGAACGCCGCGCCCACCGCGGCGCTGGCGGGGATGGTGATGACCCAAGCGATCACGACGTTCTGCGCGACGCCCCAGCGCACCGCGCTCGCGCGCTTCGCGACGCCCGCGCCGATCACGCTGCCGGTGATGGTATGCGTGGTCGATACCGGGATGCCGAGAAGGCTGGCGCCGAAGATCGTGATCGACCCGCCCGCCGAGGCGGCGAACCCCTGATGCTGCGACAACTTGGTGATGCGGCTGCCCATCGTCTCGATGATCTTCCACCCGCCCGACAGCGTGCCCAGGCCCATCGCGATGTAGCAGCTAAACGCGACCCAGTGCGGAATCTCGAACTTGCCGGACAGGTGCCCGGTCGAAAACAGCAGGACGGTGATGATCCCCATCGTCTTCTGCGCGTCGTTCAAGCCGTGGCTGAGCGAGAAGGCGGCGGAGGAGAACAGGTGCAGGACGCGGAAGCTGCGTTCGGACGTTTTGCTCGTGGCGCTCTTGAACAGCCAGCTGCTGATCAGCATGACCGCCATCGACACCGCCATCCCGATCAGCGGCGACAGCACGATGAACAGCAATGTCTTGTTGAGCCCGGTCCACTGGATCGCGCCGAACCCGGCATGCGCCACGCCCGCGCCGATCACCCCGCCGACCAGCGCATGGCTCGACGACGACGGGATGCCCTTCAGCCAAGTGACGACATTCCAGAACATCGCCCCGGCCAGCGCGCCGAACACGACGCTGGGCGTGATCAGATCCTTGTCGATCAACCCCTTGCCCATCGTTTCGGCGACCTTGTGCAGCCACGGAAAGGCGAGCGTCAGGAAATAAGCCGCGAAGTTGAACACGCCGGCGAACAACACCGCGTGGACCGGCTTGAGGAGCCGGGTCGATACGACCGTCGCGATCGAATTGGCGGCGTCGTGCAGGCCGTTCAGGAAATCGAACGCCAGCGCGACCAGGATCAGGCCGATCAGCAGGGGGAGGGCAAGCTCGTGCATCGGAAGGGTGCGCTATCGATCAGGCGTGATCGATGACGATGCCGTCGATCTCGTTCGCGACATCCTCGAACGCATCGACGATCCGCTCGAGATGCTTGAACACCTCGCGCGCGACGGCGAAGCGCATCGGATCCTTTGGGCCGTATTGCGTGAAGGCACGCTTGAGGCCCGCGCGGTGAATCTCGTCGGCATGGCTTTCCATGCGGACCAGCCGCTCGGTCAGTTCGTGGAGGCGGGCGCCGTTGCGGCCGACGTCGCGGAGCAGCGGCATCGCTTCGGCGGTCAGCCGCGCGGCATCGACGATGATCGCCGCCATGTCCTTCATTTCCTGGTCGAACACGCGCACATCGTAGACGTCCATCGCCTGGACGGCGGCCTGCATCTCGTCGATCGTATCGTCCATCGACCCGATCAGCGCGGTGATCGAACTGCGGTCGAACGGAGTCAGGAAGGTTTCGCGGACGGTCTTGAGCACCTGGCGCGTGATGTTGTCGGCGTCGTGCTCGCGCTCGATCACTTCCTGGATATGATCCGCGACGCTGCCTTCGTTCGCGACCAGCCGCGACAGTGCATCGGCGGCGCTGACGATGGTGACGGCATGCGCCTCGAACTGTTCGAAGAAATTGCCCTGCTTGGGCAACAGGCGCTGAAACCAGGCGAACATGGGACTGATCCTTGATTGGGTGGCGGCGATCACGCCGAGCCGCTTGGTCGCGGCCTTGAATTCGGTGGGGCCGAACGAACGGATGAGGTCGGCCAGGTCGGGTTCGTCGACCATTTCGGCGGCATCGTGCAACGGCACCCAGCGACGCTCGCGCTGGTCCTGTTCCTTCCAATGCTCGAGCTCGCGATTGACCGCGAGCGGGAAGACATCGACATCGACCATCAGCGACGCGCCGTTACGCTGGCGCTTGCGATAGCGATACGAGCCAAGCGGTGTCGGGCACACGAGGCCGCGTACGCCGGCTTCCTCATCGGCCTCCAGCGCGGCGGCGGCATGCGCCGCGATGCCGCTGGCGGGATTGCCCTTGGGCAACACCCAGCGCTTGTTCTCACGCGAGGTGATCAGCAGCACGCGTACCGGCGCGTCCACGCCGGCTCCGTCGGTGCGATAGGGCAAGGCGGCGATCTGGCGAATGAATTTGCTCCCGCGTGTGCCCCGAGCGAATCCCCCGATGGGGGCGGCACGCCCGAACGGCTCTATTGCGCCTTTGTGACACTCCTGTGAAACAAAGAAGATGCGCTGGTTGCTCGCCTTCCTGACCCTGTTCGTGGCTATCCCGGCTTTCGCCCAGGCGGTCCCCGAGTCGCCGGTCTGTCGCCGGGTCGCCGACGTCGCCACCGTCCGCATCGACCCGGATGCGGCCCTGCGCCTCGCCGACATCGGCCTAGACCGTGCCGGTATCTTCGCGCGCATGGTTGAGACGTCGATCCCCGAGACGATGGGCTGCTGGGCAATGCCGGCGGGCAATTTCGACAGCCAGCTAATCTCGGTCGGGATGGCGCAGTGGAATTTCGGGACGGGCAGCCTGCAGCCGGTGCTGACCGCGTGGCGCGGGCAGTTCCGGCACAAGCGCGACTTCAAACGAGCGCGCGACGCCTTGGCGCCAAGCTATGGCAAACTGCTATTTTCGAAGGACTGTCTGGCGGTGCCAGTTGCGGACAAGTGTCGCGCGGCGATCCTGGCGGCGGAGGACGAGAAGGGGCGGCTGACGCCCGTGCTCGCGGCAGAACTCACCGCGTTGTTCGAAAGCGACGCGATGCTGCAGGTGCAGACCGACACCTATATCGCCTTGCTCGACAAGGTGCGGCTCGACCTGCTCCGCGTCTTTCCAGCCGGCCCGATGACATTGCGCAAGGTGCGCTGGGCGATCGACACACGCGTGCAGCAGGGGTTCTTGCCGGGCGACGAGGACATCGCCCGGCTCCGTGCCAAGCTGGCGGCGATGCCCGAGGCGGAGCGTTGGCCGCGGCTGCGCGCGATCTTCGACTGGTATGGGGCGCTCGCACGGACGATCGACCAGGATGGCATTTCGCGCGACGCCGCATGGAACGTCGCGGCATGGAACTGCCTGATCGACGCCGGGCGCGTCGATGCCGAACAGTACGAGCTGATGAGCTTGACCTTCCTTCGCAGTCGCACCGCGATCGGCAATTCGGGGCGGTGGCAGGCGTTGGCGTTCGAACGCCGCGCCAAGATCGTGCTCGGCGTCGGCAGCGTGAGCGGTGTGCGCGACGGAGCGTGCCCCGCGGCTTAGATTCGCTTTAACCATCATGGTTTAGGGCAAAGCGGATGAAGGCTTTGTCCGATACGATCCGACGCTTCCGCCCGTCCTACATGATGCTCGGCATCGCCTTGCTGGCGATGTGCGTCGCGGCAGCGGCTGGCCTTGTTCGTCAGCGTGCGGAATCCGACATGTGGGTGCGGCATACCGTCGCGGTGAAGGGGCGGCTGGCGTCGGCACGGCTGTATCGTCTGCGCGCCGAACTGTGGCTGCGCGACTATGTCATGGTCGGCGACGCGGCAAACGTGGCGCGCTTTCGCGAGGAGCGGCGCGGGGCGGTCCGCGATCTCGCTGCGGTGGCGGCGATGACCCGCGACAATCCCAGCCAGCGCGCCAACATGGCCGCGGTGAACCGCCTGATCGCGGCGCACACCGCGGCAAGCGAGCAAGTCCTGGCGCTGGCCGCGGCCGGTCGATCCGATGAGGCGCGCCGCTGGTTCGCCGGCGCGGCCGAGCAGAATTACAACCGCGACATCCGCGCCGCGCTCGATCGCGTCAACGACGAGGAAACGCGGCTGCTCGACATCCGCGAGGCGAATTCGGGCAAACTGGAATTCCAGGCACGGATGGTCCTGATCGGCGGGGTAATCCTCATCCTCCTATTGGGTGCCGTCGTGTGGCGCGATCGCCGCCGCCAACTCGTGGCGCTGCGTGACGCCAATGACGAGCTTGCGAACGACATCGTGAAACGGCTCGAGGTCGAGGAGCAGTTGCGGCTGCTCGCGACCAACGCGACCGATGCCGTGTTCCGATTGGGGCTCGACGGGCGCTTCACCTATGCCTCCCCCCTCGACCCAACAGGTGTTCGGCGTCGATCCGGCCATGGTCGTCGGTCATCATCTGCTGTTCGGGGTCCATGACGACGAGCGCATGATGCTCAAGCAGACGCTCGACGCGATGGTCGAGGGGCATCTCGAGCGTACGCTCGTCACCTATCGCGCGGCGCGGCCCGACAGCGACGCGTGGCGCTGGGTCGAAGCGAGCGTGGCGCTGGTCCATGACGATGACGGCGCGCCGACGGAGATCATCTCCGCGGTCCGCGATATTTCGAAGCGCAAGGCGCTGGAGATCGAACTCGCCGCCGCACGCGAGCGCGCCGAAGGGGGCGGCGAAGGCGAAGTCGCAATTCCTCGCCAATATGAGCCACGA
It contains:
- a CDS encoding inorganic phosphate transporter, with amino-acid sequence MHELALPLLIGLILVALAFDFLNGLHDAANSIATVVSTRLLKPVHAVLFAGVFNFAAYFLTLAFPWLHKVAETMGKGLIDKDLITPSVVFGALAGAMFWNVVTWLKGIPSSSSHALVGGVIGAGVAHAGFGAIQWTGLNKTLLFIVLSPLIGMAVSMAVMLISSWLFKSATSKTSERSFRVLHLFSSAAFSLSHGLNDAQKTMGIITVLLFSTGHLSGKFEIPHWVAFSCYIAMGLGTLSGGWKIIETMGSRITKLSQHQGFAASAGGSITIFGASLLGIPVSTTHTITGSVIGAGVAKRASAVRWGVAQNVVIAWVITIPASAAVGAAFYGLTTLF
- a CDS encoding DUF47 family protein is translated as MDAPVRVLLITSRENKRWVLPKGNPASGIAAHAAAALEADEEAGVRGLVCPTPLGSYRYRKRQRNGASLMVDVDVFPLAVNRELEHWKEQDQRERRWVPLHDAAEMVDEPDLADLIRSFGPTEFKAATKRLGVIAATQSRISPMFAWFQRLLPKQGNFFEQFEAHAVTIVSAADALSRLVANEGSVADHIQEVIEREHDADNITRQVLKTVRETFLTPFDRSSITALIGSMDDTIDEMQAAVQAMDVYDVRVFDQEMKDMAAIIVDAARLTAEAMPLLRDVGRNGARLHELTERLVRMESHADEIHRAGLKRAFTQYGPKDPMRFAVAREVFKHLERIVDAFEDVANEIDGIVIDHA
- a CDS encoding CHASE3 domain-containing protein → MKALSDTIRRFRPSYMMLGIALLAMCVAAAAGLVRQRAESDMWVRHTVAVKGRLASARLYRLRAELWLRDYVMVGDAANVARFREERRGAVRDLAAVAAMTRDNPSQRANMAAVNRLIAAHTAASEQVLALAAAGRSDEARRWFAGAAEQNYNRDIRAALDRVNDEETRLLDIREANSGKLEFQARMVLIGGVILILLLGAVVWRDRRRQLVALRDANDELANDIVKRLEVEEQLRLLATNATDAVFRLGLDGRFTYASPLDPTGVRRRSGHGRRSSSAVRGP
- a CDS encoding PAS domain S-box protein, yielding MVVGHHLLFGVHDDERMMLKQTLDAMVEGHLERTLVTYRAARPDSDAWRWVEASVALVHDDDGAPTEIISAVRDISKRKALEIELAAARERAEGGGEGEVAIPRQYEPRDPHPDERRAGLCRPAARRRPRARSAPPG